The Cryptosporangium minutisporangium DNA segment CCGACCCGGCCGACCTCCGCGAGCTGCCGCCGACGGTCACCCGGGTGCTCCTCCCCGAGGGGGCGGACCTGCCGTCCGACCTCGGCGCCGCCGACCTCGTCGTCGTCGTCCCGGCCGCCCACGGCGCCCGGGACCGGCTCGCCGCCGCGCACCCCGGCACGTCGTTCGGCAGCTACGTCGAGGTCACCGACGCCGACACCCTCGCAGCCGCGTGCGCCAGCGCACGCCGCGACCCCTGCACGGTGCTCCGCTTCCGCGACCCGACGAACATCCCGCTGGAGATCGTGCTCGCCGCGGCCGCCGACGCCGACCGCCTCGTGGTCACCGTCGTCGGCGACGCGGAGGAAGCGGCGATCCACGCCGACGTGCTGGAGCACGGCCCCGGAGCGGTGCTGCTCGCCCCCTCCCGGCCGGGCGAGGCGACCCGGCTCGTGGAGGCGGTCCGGCGTCGCTCACCCGACCTGACGCTCTCCACGTTCACGGTCACCGGCATCACCCACATCGGAGCCGGTGAGCGGGCCTGCGTCGACACCTGCACCTACCTCCGCCAGGACGAAGGCATTCTGGTCGGCTCCCGGGCCCGGGCACTCGTGCTCTGCGTCAGCGAAACGCACCCGCTGCCGTACATGCCCACCCGCCCGTTCCGGGTCAACGCCGGGGCGGTGATGTCCTACACGCTGGCCGACGTCGAACGCACCCGGTACCTGAGTGAGCTCCGGGCCGGCGACACGGTGCTGGCGGTCGGCGCGGACGGCCGCACCCGGCGCGTACCGGTCGGACGGGTGAAGATCGAGACCCGGCCACTGCTCTCGATCGACGCGGTGGCCGACTGCGGTGAGCCGGTCAACCTGATCGTCCAGGACGACTGGCACGTGCGCATCCTGGGCCCGGGGGCGCGCGTCCTCAACTCCACGGCGCTCCGCCCGGGCGACCAGCTCCTCGGCTACCTGCCCGAACGGGCGCGGCACGTCGGGTACGCGATCGACGAGCTGTGCCACGAGTTATGAGCGCCGTCGACTTCCACGCCCGGCTGCCGCCCGCCGCCGGGGCCCGTGACGACCTGCTGCGGGTCATGGACGACCTCGGAATCGGCCGGGCTG contains these protein-coding regions:
- a CDS encoding 3-dehydroquinate synthase II family protein, whose translation is MTALVPPGAADAPSTAVAAGGGARTAGAADRRTQCWLDLRTVGDAAGAVRDEALHAGFDAILAADPADLRELPPTVTRVLLPEGADLPSDLGAADLVVVVPAAHGARDRLAAAHPGTSFGSYVEVTDADTLAAACASARRDPCTVLRFRDPTNIPLEIVLAAAADADRLVVTVVGDAEEAAIHADVLEHGPGAVLLAPSRPGEATRLVEAVRRRSPDLTLSTFTVTGITHIGAGERACVDTCTYLRQDEGILVGSRARALVLCVSETHPLPYMPTRPFRVNAGAVMSYTLADVERTRYLSELRAGDTVLAVGADGRTRRVPVGRVKIETRPLLSIDAVADCGEPVNLIVQDDWHVRILGPGARVLNSTALRPGDQLLGYLPERARHVGYAIDELCHEL